The Mycolicibacterium smegmatis genome has a window encoding:
- a CDS encoding tetratricopeptide repeat protein, giving the protein MTGAAPNDPYYRLGSYHRPTDTPSAEAQVWFDRGMVWAYAFNHGEAVYCFERALEYDPGLAAAHWGIAYSVGPNYNTAWDTFDPVDLAASLARARAELAAAASGRASAVERDLIAALHKRFPTDDPEDTEALLAGHHAYADAMAALAGTYPDDIDVQTLAADALVNVTAWALWDGRTGEPAPGSRVLEAKSILDRALATPAGREHPGVLHLYIHTMEMSTTPQAALPAADRLRNLVPDAGHLRHMPSHIDVLCGDYRSSVVSNLSAVEADRRFVEHRGPLNFYSLYRAHDLHFVVYSAMFEGQSQIALSAADELAAQLTPDLLSVPSPPMADWLEAFVPLRIHVLVRFGRWDDLIAEPLPSDQTLYCTTTATVHYGRGVAHAAKGDLSRADAERDAFIKAYDRIPETRYLFNNTSRDILAIAGAMLDGEIAYRRGDHDVAFEHLRRAIALDDNLPYDEPWGWMQPTRHAYGALLLEQGRVEEAAQVYAADLGLDPTLNRSCQHPNNVWSLHGYHECLRRLGRDAEAAIIGKQLELALARTDVPINASCACRLEITDPCCGN; this is encoded by the coding sequence CCGTCTACTGCTTCGAACGGGCCCTGGAGTACGACCCCGGTCTCGCGGCCGCGCACTGGGGTATCGCCTACTCCGTGGGACCCAACTACAACACGGCGTGGGATACCTTCGACCCGGTGGACCTCGCCGCATCTCTGGCACGCGCCAGAGCCGAACTTGCCGCCGCGGCGTCGGGTCGCGCCTCGGCCGTCGAGCGCGATCTGATCGCCGCGCTGCACAAGCGTTTTCCCACCGACGACCCCGAGGACACCGAGGCCCTGCTGGCCGGCCATCACGCGTACGCCGACGCCATGGCGGCGCTGGCCGGCACCTATCCCGACGACATCGACGTGCAGACCCTGGCCGCCGACGCGCTCGTCAACGTCACGGCGTGGGCGCTGTGGGACGGCCGCACCGGTGAGCCCGCACCGGGATCCCGTGTGCTGGAGGCCAAATCGATCCTCGACCGGGCGCTCGCCACGCCCGCGGGCCGCGAGCATCCCGGTGTGCTGCACCTCTACATCCACACCATGGAGATGTCGACCACGCCGCAGGCCGCTCTGCCCGCCGCCGACAGGTTGCGCAACCTCGTTCCCGACGCGGGACACCTGCGGCACATGCCCAGCCACATCGACGTGCTGTGCGGTGACTACCGCAGCTCGGTGGTGTCCAATCTGTCTGCGGTCGAAGCCGATCGACGTTTCGTCGAACATCGCGGGCCGCTGAACTTCTACTCGCTCTACCGCGCGCACGATCTGCATTTCGTGGTGTACTCGGCGATGTTCGAAGGGCAGTCGCAGATCGCGCTGAGCGCCGCCGACGAACTCGCCGCGCAACTCACCCCCGATCTGTTGTCGGTGCCCTCGCCGCCGATGGCCGACTGGCTGGAGGCGTTCGTCCCGCTGCGCATCCACGTCCTGGTGCGCTTCGGCCGGTGGGACGACCTGATCGCCGAACCGTTGCCGAGCGACCAGACGCTGTACTGCACCACCACCGCCACCGTCCACTACGGCCGCGGCGTCGCCCACGCCGCCAAGGGCGACCTGTCGCGCGCCGACGCCGAACGCGACGCGTTCATCAAGGCCTACGACCGGATCCCGGAGACGCGGTACCTGTTCAACAACACCAGCCGTGACATCCTGGCCATCGCGGGCGCCATGCTCGACGGCGAGATCGCTTACCGCCGAGGCGATCACGATGTGGCGTTCGAGCACCTGCGCCGGGCGATCGCCCTCGACGACAACCTGCCGTACGACGAACCGTGGGGCTGGATGCAACCCACCCGCCACGCCTACGGCGCGCTGTTGCTCGAGCAGGGCCGCGTCGAGGAGGCCGCACAGGTCTACGCGGCCGATCTCGGCCTCGATCCCACACTGAACCGCTCGTGCCAGCACCCCAACAACGTCTGGAGCCTGCACGGCTATCACGAATGCCTGCGCAGGCTGGGCCGCGACGCCGAGGCCGCGATCATCGGCAAGCAACTCGAACTGGCGCTGGCCCGCACCGACGTGCCGATCAACGCGTCGTGCGCGTGCCGGCTGGAGATCACCGATCCCTGCTGCGGCAACTGA
- a CDS encoding nucleoside deaminase, protein MAISDADLKYLRRCVDLAREAFDDGDEPFGSVLVDHTGTTLFEDRNRVKDGDATAHPEFAIARWAAEHLTPDRRARATVYTSGEHCPMCAAAHAWVGLGRIVYATSSAQLGDWLAEWGAPEAPVAALPINTVAPGVVVEGPAEELAEPMRELYRAKFGR, encoded by the coding sequence GTGGCCATCAGTGACGCCGATCTGAAGTACCTGCGCAGATGTGTCGATCTCGCCCGCGAGGCTTTCGATGACGGCGACGAGCCGTTCGGATCCGTCCTCGTCGACCACACCGGCACGACACTGTTCGAGGACCGTAACCGGGTCAAGGACGGCGACGCCACAGCGCATCCCGAGTTCGCGATCGCCCGCTGGGCCGCCGAACACCTGACCCCGGATCGCCGGGCCCGCGCGACGGTCTACACCTCCGGCGAGCACTGCCCGATGTGCGCGGCCGCCCACGCCTGGGTGGGCCTCGGCCGCATCGTCTACGCGACGTCGTCGGCTCAGCTCGGTGACTGGCTCGCCGAGTGGGGCGCCCCGGAGGCGCCGGTGGCGGCACTGCCCATCAACACGGTGGCGCCCGGGGTCGTGGTCGAGGGCCCCGCCGAGGAACTGGCCGAGCCGATGCGCGAGCTCTACCGCGCGAAATTCGGGCGGTGA
- a CDS encoding alpha-amylase family protein: protein MTMPDWVTHAIWWQIYPLGFVGAHPADPPPGPDEHRLRRIVEWLDHAVELGASGLALGPVFASRTHGYDTTDHLRIDPRLGDDADFDHVVAEAHRRGLRVLLDGVFNHVGTDFARYRQALEGDADSAAWFRHRDGKFEVFEGHGELVALNHDNPEVVNYTAEVMRHWLGRGADGWRLDAAYAVPDRFWAQVLPIVRREFGDAWFVGEVIHGDYAATVAASTFDSVTQYELWKAVWSALNDGNFHELDWALQRHNDFLASFVPMTFVGNHDVTRIASALSDTRHLEHALVILFTTGGIPSVYAGDEWGYEGVKEERRGGDDAVRPEFGERPGPDAPGADVLRLHQYLIGLRRRHPWLHSATTAPLLLTNTQYVYRSAGAAGALVVALNLDDAPLRVALPELGVTSGVVVAGSKAPPQEQIEVTEVPPHGWLVIEPR from the coding sequence GTGACCATGCCGGACTGGGTCACCCACGCCATCTGGTGGCAGATCTATCCGCTGGGCTTCGTCGGCGCTCATCCCGCGGACCCGCCGCCAGGCCCCGACGAACACCGCCTGCGGCGCATCGTCGAATGGCTGGACCACGCAGTCGAACTCGGCGCGTCGGGCCTGGCGCTGGGCCCGGTGTTCGCGTCGCGCACGCACGGCTACGACACCACCGACCACCTGCGGATCGACCCGCGTCTGGGGGACGACGCCGACTTCGACCATGTGGTCGCCGAGGCGCACCGGCGCGGTCTGCGGGTGCTGCTCGACGGTGTGTTCAACCATGTGGGAACCGATTTCGCGCGTTACCGGCAAGCGCTCGAGGGTGACGCGGACAGCGCGGCGTGGTTCCGGCACCGCGACGGGAAGTTCGAGGTGTTCGAGGGGCACGGCGAACTCGTCGCGCTCAACCACGACAACCCCGAGGTGGTTAACTACACGGCCGAGGTCATGCGGCACTGGCTGGGCCGCGGCGCCGATGGTTGGCGTCTGGACGCCGCGTACGCGGTACCGGACCGGTTCTGGGCGCAGGTCCTGCCGATCGTGCGGCGCGAATTCGGCGACGCGTGGTTCGTCGGCGAGGTCATCCACGGGGACTACGCGGCAACGGTCGCGGCGTCGACCTTCGACTCGGTGACGCAGTACGAACTGTGGAAGGCCGTCTGGAGTGCGCTCAACGACGGCAACTTCCACGAGTTGGACTGGGCACTGCAGCGGCACAACGACTTTCTGGCGTCTTTCGTGCCGATGACGTTTGTCGGCAATCACGACGTGACCCGCATCGCCAGTGCGCTGTCCGATACGCGCCACCTGGAGCACGCACTCGTCATCCTGTTCACCACCGGCGGCATCCCGAGTGTCTACGCCGGCGACGAGTGGGGCTATGAGGGTGTCAAAGAGGAACGCCGCGGCGGCGACGACGCGGTGCGCCCCGAGTTCGGCGAACGACCGGGTCCCGACGCGCCGGGCGCGGATGTGCTGCGGCTGCACCAGTATCTGATCGGTCTGCGCCGGCGCCATCCGTGGCTGCACTCCGCGACCACGGCCCCGCTGCTGCTGACCAACACGCAGTACGTGTACCGCAGCGCCGGTGCGGCGGGTGCGCTGGTGGTCGCCCTCAACCTCGACGACGCGCCCCTGCGCGTGGCACTGCCCGAACTGGGTGTGACCTCAGGAGTCGTGGTCGCCGGATCGAAGGCGCCGCCGCAGGAACAGATCGAGGTCACCGAGGTCCCGCCGCACGGGTGGCTGGTGATCGAGCCGCGCTGA
- a CDS encoding DUF1810 domain-containing protein yields the protein MAAEDDPFDLRRFVDAQEGVYPTALDELRSGRKRTHWIWFVFPQLRGLGRSPTAHHYGISSRDEALAYLRHPVLGARLRECAKVVAQIEGRSAEEIFGRPDNLKVRSSMTLFAEVASLAGEDDAEFVAVLDLLYGGTPDPATLGLLGRV from the coding sequence GTGGCCGCCGAGGACGATCCGTTCGATCTGCGCCGTTTCGTCGATGCACAGGAAGGCGTTTATCCGACGGCGCTCGACGAATTGCGGTCCGGCCGCAAACGCACACATTGGATCTGGTTCGTATTTCCCCAGCTGCGCGGTCTCGGCCGCAGCCCCACGGCGCACCATTACGGCATCTCCTCGCGCGATGAGGCGCTCGCCTATCTGCGACACCCGGTGCTGGGCGCGCGGTTACGCGAGTGCGCGAAGGTGGTGGCGCAGATCGAGGGCCGATCCGCCGAGGAGATCTTCGGCAGACCCGACAACCTCAAGGTCCGCTCGTCGATGACCCTGTTCGCCGAGGTCGCCTCCCTGGCCGGTGAGGACGACGCCGAGTTCGTCGCGGTTCTCGACCTGCTCTACGGCGGTACGCCCGATCCCGCGACCCTCGGTCTGCTGGGCCGGGTCTGA
- a CDS encoding adenylate/guanylate cyclase domain-containing protein gives MLSRISIQSKLLAMLLVTSVLSAAVVGFIGYQSGRSSLRDSVFDRLTEIRTAQARQLETQFRSFRNSLVIYTRGTTAIEASRAFTAGFDELGDATISPAQQKALTDWYENQFSATTEHSDTADKLDDNEVDVEALLPSSNSQKYLQAFYTAPFTDWDRSIENDDAGDGSRWSAANAVFNGFFREIVTRSGFDDALLLDTRGNVVYTAYKGSDLGTNIYTGPYKGGELSEAYREALNSNSVDYVAVTDFGIYQPSGTPTAWMVSPIGGGGRIEGVLALQFPISVVNQLMTMDGKWEESGLGETGETYLVGPDGLMRSDSRLFLENPEQFKADVVEAGTPPGVAEQSILHGGTTLVQPVSDEASKLAGQGQSGSIIERDYLGQETLQAYAPLDLTGLDWSVVAKIDTAEAFAPVTKFTRTLVLSTVAMIFAVCIAAILLARVFVRPIRRLEAGAQQISAGDYGVALPVVSRDEFGDLTVAFNEMSRNLRIKEDLLDEQRKENDRLLLSLMPEPVVQRYREGEETIAQDHQNVTVLFADLMGLDRLSASMSSDEHLAIVNKLVRQFDAAAESLGVERVRTLHNGYLASCGLTVPRLDNVRRTVDFAFEMQRIVDRFRGETGYDLRLRAGIDTGTVSSGLVGRSSLAYDMWGAAVDLAYQVQRGMPQPGVYVTDQVHDAIRDIRQFTAVGSVTVDGTERPIWRLSERQS, from the coding sequence ATGCTGTCCCGGATCAGCATCCAGTCCAAATTGCTGGCGATGTTGTTGGTCACCAGCGTGCTGTCCGCGGCTGTGGTCGGCTTCATCGGCTACCAGTCGGGCCGAAGCTCCCTGCGCGACTCCGTTTTCGACCGGCTCACCGAAATCCGTACGGCGCAGGCGCGGCAACTGGAAACGCAGTTCCGGAGTTTCCGCAATTCGCTGGTGATCTATACGCGGGGTACGACGGCGATCGAGGCCTCCCGGGCGTTCACCGCGGGTTTCGACGAATTGGGCGACGCGACCATCAGCCCGGCCCAGCAGAAGGCGCTCACCGACTGGTACGAGAATCAGTTCTCGGCGACCACGGAGCATTCCGACACCGCCGACAAATTGGACGACAACGAGGTCGATGTCGAGGCGCTGCTGCCGTCGTCCAATTCGCAGAAATACCTGCAGGCGTTCTACACCGCGCCGTTCACCGACTGGGACAGATCGATCGAGAACGACGACGCGGGAGACGGCAGCCGCTGGTCGGCGGCCAACGCGGTCTTCAACGGGTTCTTCCGCGAGATCGTGACACGCTCCGGCTTCGACGACGCGCTGCTGCTCGACACCAGGGGCAACGTCGTCTACACCGCGTACAAGGGCTCCGACCTGGGGACCAACATCTACACCGGCCCGTACAAGGGCGGTGAACTGTCCGAGGCCTACCGGGAAGCCCTCAACTCGAACTCCGTGGACTATGTCGCCGTCACGGACTTCGGCATCTACCAACCGTCCGGTACGCCGACCGCGTGGATGGTGTCGCCGATCGGCGGCGGCGGTCGTATCGAGGGCGTGCTGGCGCTGCAGTTCCCCATCAGCGTCGTCAACCAGTTGATGACCATGGACGGCAAGTGGGAAGAGTCCGGGCTCGGCGAGACCGGTGAAACCTACCTCGTCGGACCCGACGGGCTCATGCGGTCGGATTCGCGGCTGTTCCTGGAGAACCCGGAGCAGTTCAAGGCCGACGTGGTCGAGGCCGGCACGCCTCCGGGTGTCGCCGAGCAGTCGATCCTGCACGGTGGTACCACTCTGGTGCAGCCGGTCAGCGACGAGGCGTCCAAGCTTGCCGGCCAGGGACAATCGGGCTCGATCATCGAACGCGACTATCTGGGGCAGGAGACCCTGCAGGCCTACGCCCCGCTGGACCTGACCGGACTGGACTGGTCGGTGGTGGCCAAGATCGACACCGCCGAAGCGTTCGCCCCGGTCACCAAGTTCACGCGCACCCTGGTGCTCTCGACCGTGGCGATGATCTTCGCGGTGTGCATCGCCGCGATCCTGCTGGCCCGCGTATTCGTCCGGCCCATCAGGCGTCTGGAGGCCGGCGCCCAGCAGATCAGCGCGGGCGACTACGGCGTCGCGCTGCCGGTGGTGTCCCGCGACGAATTCGGTGACCTGACAGTGGCGTTCAACGAGATGAGCCGCAACCTGCGCATCAAGGAGGACCTGCTCGACGAGCAACGCAAGGAGAACGACCGCCTGCTGCTGTCGTTGATGCCCGAGCCGGTGGTACAGCGGTACCGTGAGGGCGAGGAGACCATCGCACAGGACCACCAGAACGTCACGGTGCTGTTCGCCGACCTCATGGGCCTCGACCGCCTGTCGGCGAGCATGAGTTCCGACGAGCACCTGGCGATCGTCAACAAGCTCGTGCGCCAGTTCGACGCGGCCGCCGAGAGCCTCGGTGTCGAACGGGTGCGGACACTGCACAACGGATACCTGGCCAGCTGCGGCCTGACCGTTCCCCGGCTCGACAACGTGCGCCGCACAGTCGATTTCGCGTTCGAGATGCAGCGCATCGTCGACCGCTTCCGCGGCGAGACCGGGTACGACCTGCGGTTGCGGGCAGGCATCGACACCGGCACGGTCAGCAGCGGTCTGGTGGGCCGGTCGAGCCTGGCCTACGACATGTGGGGCGCCGCGGTCGACCTCGCCTATCAGGTGCAGCGCGGTATGCCGCAGCCCGGCGTGTACGTCACCGATCAGGTGCACGACGCCATACGCGATATCCGCCAGTTCACCGCGGTCGGGTCGGTGACCGTCGACGGCACCGAGCGACCGATCTGGCGGCTGTCGGAGCGCCAGTCATGA
- a CDS encoding mechanosensitive ion channel domain-containing protein — MRSVLEANWFYWALSVAVGLPIGLVLLTELHNTLARHGSYLARPVSLLRNYILPLAALLILLVKGSEISAEATPVRIVATGFGFVVIILLLSGLNATLFQGAPEGSWRKRIPSIFLDVARFALIAVGVGMIMAYVWGANVGGLFTALGVTSIVLGLALQNAVGQIISGLLLLFEQPFQLGDWLDTPSARGRVVEVNWRATHIDTGGGLQIMPNSVLAGASFTNLSRPEAAHSLSVTTTFGASDSPDTVCALLTRVATQLPQRRAGAAPKAIPLGAGEYKTSIPLRTPADDSAARAVFVRWLWYAARRAELHLDGETDDFSTPERLTKAVRQMAPTLRLSHTEQQEVLNHSALVRFGADEIIQEAGEIPTRMSFIVSGRVGVSVAGDGDAVIPVRTLTENDFLGQTALTREGALASAHALTETTVLQISREFLEELVAGNPLLLLELSRIIDDRRSAAREALTAD, encoded by the coding sequence ATGAGAAGCGTCCTCGAGGCCAACTGGTTCTACTGGGCGCTGAGCGTGGCCGTCGGGCTGCCGATCGGCCTGGTGCTGCTCACCGAACTGCACAACACCCTGGCCCGCCACGGCAGCTATCTGGCGCGGCCGGTCAGCCTGCTGCGCAACTACATCCTGCCGCTCGCAGCGCTGCTGATCCTGCTCGTCAAGGGCAGTGAGATCTCCGCAGAGGCCACGCCGGTGCGGATCGTGGCGACCGGGTTCGGTTTCGTCGTCATCATCCTGCTGCTGTCGGGGCTCAACGCCACGCTGTTCCAGGGCGCCCCGGAAGGCAGCTGGCGCAAGCGGATCCCGTCGATCTTCCTCGACGTGGCGCGCTTCGCGCTGATCGCCGTCGGCGTCGGCATGATCATGGCGTACGTGTGGGGCGCCAACGTGGGCGGCCTGTTCACCGCGCTGGGCGTCACGTCCATCGTGTTGGGCCTTGCGCTGCAGAACGCCGTCGGCCAGATCATCTCGGGCCTGCTGTTGTTGTTCGAGCAGCCCTTCCAGCTCGGCGACTGGCTCGACACGCCGTCGGCACGCGGCCGCGTGGTCGAGGTCAACTGGCGCGCAACGCACATCGACACCGGCGGCGGGCTTCAGATCATGCCCAACTCGGTGCTCGCGGGCGCATCGTTCACCAACCTGAGCCGCCCGGAAGCCGCGCACTCCCTCTCGGTCACCACCACATTCGGGGCGTCGGATTCACCGGATACGGTGTGCGCGTTGCTCACCCGTGTCGCCACGCAGCTGCCGCAACGCCGCGCCGGTGCGGCACCCAAGGCGATTCCCCTTGGTGCCGGCGAGTACAAGACGTCGATCCCGCTGCGTACGCCCGCCGACGACTCGGCCGCACGTGCGGTGTTCGTGCGCTGGCTCTGGTATGCCGCTCGCCGCGCCGAACTGCACCTCGACGGGGAGACCGACGATTTCAGCACGCCAGAACGGCTCACCAAGGCCGTCCGGCAGATGGCGCCCACGCTACGGCTGAGCCACACCGAACAGCAGGAGGTGCTCAACCATTCGGCACTGGTCCGGTTCGGTGCCGACGAGATCATCCAGGAGGCCGGCGAGATCCCGACTCGCATGAGCTTCATCGTCTCGGGCCGGGTCGGGGTGAGCGTGGCCGGCGACGGCGACGCCGTCATCCCGGTCCGCACGCTGACCGAGAACGACTTCCTGGGGCAGACCGCCTTGACCAGGGAGGGGGCCCTCGCCTCCGCGCATGCACTGACCGAGACCACCGTGCTGCAGATCAGCCGGGAGTTCCTGGAGGAACTGGTGGCAGGCAATCCCCTGCTGCTGCTCGAGCTGAGCCGGATCATCGACGACCGGCGCAGTGCGGCGCGCGAGGCGCTCACCGCGGACTGA
- a CDS encoding esterase family protein, translating into MKFIRDMRGIAAWKALRRFVIGALAALMLPGLIGFAGGSASAGAFSRPGLPVEYLDVFSPSMNRDIRVQFQGGGPHAVYLLDGLRAQDDYNGWDINTPAFEWFYQSGLSTIMPVGGQSSFYTDWYQPSKGNGQDYTYKWETFLTQELPAWLEANRGVSRTGNAVVGLSMAGSAALTYAIYHPEQFIYASTLSGFLNPSEGWWPMLIGLAMNDAGGYNAESMWGPSTDPAWKRNDPMVNINQLVANNTRLWVYCGTGTPSELDAGVSGGNLLAAQFLEGLTLRTNLTFRDQYIAAGGTNAVFNFPPNGTHTWNYWGQQLLEMKPDIQRVLGAQSAT; encoded by the coding sequence ATGAAGTTCATTCGAGACATGCGCGGCATTGCAGCATGGAAAGCCCTGCGCCGGTTTGTGATCGGTGCCCTTGCGGCACTGATGCTGCCCGGGCTGATCGGCTTCGCCGGGGGGTCGGCGAGCGCGGGCGCGTTTTCCCGTCCTGGTCTGCCGGTCGAGTACCTCGACGTGTTCTCGCCGTCGATGAACCGCGACATCCGTGTGCAGTTCCAGGGCGGCGGACCGCACGCGGTGTACCTCCTCGACGGCCTGCGTGCGCAGGATGACTACAACGGCTGGGACATCAACACCCCGGCGTTCGAGTGGTTCTACCAGTCGGGCCTGTCGACCATCATGCCGGTCGGCGGCCAGTCGAGCTTCTACACCGACTGGTACCAGCCGTCGAAGGGCAACGGCCAGGACTACACCTACAAGTGGGAGACGTTCCTGACCCAGGAACTGCCGGCCTGGCTCGAGGCCAACCGCGGGGTGTCCCGCACCGGCAACGCCGTGGTGGGCCTGTCGATGGCCGGTAGCGCCGCACTGACCTACGCGATCTACCACCCGGAGCAGTTCATCTATGCCTCAACGCTTTCCGGCTTCCTCAACCCGTCCGAGGGCTGGTGGCCGATGCTGATCGGTCTGGCGATGAACGACGCGGGCGGCTACAACGCCGAGAGCATGTGGGGTCCGTCGACCGACCCGGCGTGGAAGCGCAACGACCCGATGGTCAACATCAACCAGCTCGTCGCCAACAACACCCGCCTGTGGGTCTACTGCGGCACCGGCACCCCGTCGGAGCTCGACGCGGGCGTCTCGGGCGGCAACCTGCTGGCCGCGCAGTTCCTGGAGGGCCTGACGCTGCGGACCAACCTGACCTTCCGCGACCAGTACATCGCGGCCGGCGGGACCAACGCGGTGTTCAACTTCCCGCCCAACGGAACCCACACGTGGAACTACTGGGGACAGCAGCTGCTGGAGATGAAGCCCGACATCCAGCGGGTGCTCGGCGCACAGTCCGCCACGTAA
- a CDS encoding SDR family oxidoreductase, whose translation MSAHEHAHEDSVAGQVVTITGASSGIGEATARLLAARGASVVLGARRTDRLDRIVEEIRSTGGAAVAVAVDVTRRADVDNLVATAVREFGRLDVLVNNAGIATLGPLADGDTDTWSAVIDVNVRGVLHGIAAATPVFERQGRGHVVTVVSTAGLKIVPEMGVYAGTKNAVRTIMEALRQESTDGVVRTTSISPGYVRTELGGPPGDPDANAARATMDRIGLSPDAVARAIAFAIEQPHDVEIGDLTIRPTVQG comes from the coding sequence ATGAGCGCACACGAACACGCACACGAAGACAGCGTCGCCGGGCAGGTCGTCACGATCACCGGCGCGAGCAGTGGAATCGGTGAGGCGACCGCGCGCCTGCTGGCGGCGCGCGGAGCGTCGGTGGTGCTGGGTGCGCGGCGCACCGACCGGCTGGACCGCATCGTCGAGGAGATCCGCTCAACCGGCGGGGCCGCGGTCGCGGTCGCGGTCGACGTCACCCGGCGCGCCGACGTCGACAACCTCGTCGCCACCGCGGTGCGCGAGTTCGGCAGGCTCGACGTCCTGGTCAACAATGCAGGCATTGCCACGCTGGGTCCCCTCGCCGACGGCGACACCGACACGTGGTCGGCGGTGATCGATGTGAACGTGCGCGGGGTACTGCACGGGATTGCCGCGGCCACACCGGTCTTCGAGCGCCAGGGACGCGGTCATGTCGTCACGGTGGTCTCGACGGCCGGACTCAAGATCGTGCCGGAGATGGGGGTGTACGCGGGCACCAAGAATGCGGTGCGCACGATCATGGAGGCGCTGCGTCAGGAATCGACCGACGGCGTCGTCCGGACCACGTCCATCTCACCGGGCTACGTGCGCACCGAACTCGGCGGCCCGCCCGGCGATCCCGACGCAAACGCGGCCCGCGCCACGATGGACCGCATCGGCCTGTCCCCGGACGCGGTGGCCCGTGCGATCGCGTTCGCCATCGAGCAACCGCACGACGTCGAGATCGGCGATCTCACCATCCGGCCCACCGTGCAGGGGTGA